A window of Castanea sativa cultivar Marrone di Chiusa Pesio chromosome 1, ASM4071231v1 contains these coding sequences:
- the LOC142626093 gene encoding uncharacterized protein LOC142626093 encodes MDLGKDFFLTRFGFMEDYENVIRGGSWFIGEHFLTIKAWEPSFRPSNVTCSLVAVWLRLLELPIEFYDLGVIGSSGKTFPAPGHSPCIEIDGLSVNSCQARQSNVTRKEKACDHGSKAKTRVDNPLTREDHGSVFENDGTDKSKPNNDLGVVRFGRNEGVEPHIPSNTKKQKDGLPASIRSGMVGMGKSLVDIPLRQANDGKKKSFGMESPIDACAGEKLERIGSGGRRRGKENMDIQDGSVIITETRVGGDRANDITDRLPFDEALHADTVGYSSGIWVLWNLAKVEITQLAKNEQEIHVEVKVCAFNYSKILSSIYASSRLKERKLLWNNLTAIALLHHLPWLMLEDFNELLSYNGKLGGNPLNPKHVQMFKECLDSCGMVDLSFHGPRFTWVNKREVGHFIQERLDRGFSNIEWRELYSEAVVHDLAHTRLDHCLVLLKLDSPPSSNHSRSFCFQPV; translated from the exons ATGGACCTAGGCAAGGATTTCTTCCTCACAAGGTTTGGTTTCATGGAGGATTATGAAAACGTTATCAGAGGTGGGTCATGGTTTATTGGTGAGCATTTCCTCACCATCAAAGCATGGGAACCCAGCTTTAGGCCTTCCAATGTCACGTGTAGTTTAGTTGCAGTCTGGCTGAGATTGCTAGAGCTCCCCATTGAGTTTTATGACCTAGGTGTTATTG GAAGTTCAGGCAAGACCTTTCCTGCTCCAGGCCATTCTCCTTGCATTGAGATCGATGGATTGTCTGTAAATAGTTGTCAAGCTCGCCAATCTAATGTAACAAGAAAGGAAAAGGCATGTGACCATGGAAGCAAGGCAAAGACAAGAGTGGACAATCCTTTGACAAGGGAAGATCATGGCTCTGTCTTCGAAAATGATGGCACAGATAAAAGCAAGCCTAACAATGATTTAGGGGTGGTTCGATTTGGAAGAAATGAAGGCGTGGAGCCACATATTCCCTCTAACACCAAAAAGCAGAAAGATGGGTTGCCTGCCTCTATCAGATCCGGCATGGTTGGAATGGGCAAATCCCTGGTGGATATTCCCCTCAGACAGGCCAAcgatggcaaaaaaaaaagttttgggaTGGAGAGCCCTATCGACGCGTGTGCTGGAGAAAAGCTTGAGCGAATTGGGTCTGGGGGAAGAAGACGTGGGAAGGAGAATATGGATATCCAGGATGGCAGCG TGATCATCACGGAGACAAGAGTGGGTGGGGACAGAGCAAATGACATTACTGATAGGCTCCCTTTTGACGAAGCTTTGCATGCTGACACTGTTGGCTACTCTAGTGGCATTTGGGTTTTGTGGAACTTGGCTAAAGTGGAGATTACTCAGCTAGCCAAaaatgagcaagaaattcaTGTTGAGGTTAAGGTGTGTGCCTTTAACTATTCCAAGATCCTTTCTTCCATTTATGCTAGCTCTAgattaaaggaaagaaaattgtTGTGGAATAACCTAACTGCTATTGCCCTACTGCATCATCTTCCTTGGCTTATGCTGGAGGATTTCAATGAGCTTTTATCCTATAATGGTAAACTTGGTGGTAACCCTCTAAACCCCAAACATGTACAAATGTTCAAAGAATGCCTCGATTCGTGTGGGATGGTGGACTTGAGTTTTCATGGACCTAGGTTTACCTGGGTAAACAAGAGGGAGGTGGGTCATTTTATTCAAGAAAGGCTTGACAGGGGTTTTTCCAACATTGAATGGAGGGAGCTATATTCTGAAGCAGTTGTTCACGACCTAGCCCACACCCGCTTGGACCATTGCCTTGTGCTCCTTAAATTGGACAGCCCTCCTTCATCAAATCATTCTAGATCTTTCTGCTTCCAACCTGTGTAG